A genome region from Oceanococcus sp. HetDA_MAG_MS8 includes the following:
- a CDS encoding MoxR family ATPase, which produces MSARFEGTEQYVATDDLKLAVNAAVTLQRPLLIKGEPGTGKTMLAEEVAKGLGKPLFEWHIKSTTKAQQGLYEYDAVSRLRDSQLGDGKVQDIGNYIVKGSLWRCFEQDEQPVLLIDEIDKADIEFPNDLLRELDRMEFFVYETQQTVKAKHRPIIIITSNNEKELPDAFLRRCFFHYIAFPDKDTMQQIVDVHFPGIKKELLKQAMEVFFGLREVNGLKKKPSTSELLDWLKLLLAEDIPAETLQNSSSQKTLPPLYGALLKNEQDIHMFERLMFMARRNT; this is translated from the coding sequence ATGAGTGCACGTTTTGAAGGTACGGAGCAGTACGTTGCTACCGACGATCTGAAGTTGGCGGTAAACGCTGCGGTCACGCTGCAGCGCCCTTTGCTAATCAAAGGTGAGCCCGGTACCGGCAAGACCATGCTGGCGGAAGAGGTGGCCAAGGGCCTGGGTAAGCCCTTATTTGAATGGCATATCAAATCCACCACCAAAGCCCAGCAGGGCTTGTATGAGTACGACGCCGTATCGCGTTTGCGCGACTCGCAACTGGGTGATGGCAAAGTCCAGGATATCGGCAACTACATTGTCAAAGGATCGCTGTGGCGCTGCTTTGAGCAGGATGAGCAGCCAGTATTGCTGATTGACGAAATTGACAAAGCCGACATCGAGTTTCCCAACGACCTGCTCCGCGAGCTAGACCGCATGGAGTTTTTCGTTTACGAGACCCAGCAGACGGTGAAGGCCAAGCATCGGCCCATCATCATCATTACCTCCAATAACGAAAAAGAACTGCCGGACGCATTTTTGCGCCGCTGCTTCTTCCACTACATTGCCTTTCCGGACAAGGACACCATGCAGCAAATCGTGGATGTTCATTTCCCAGGCATTAAGAAGGAGCTCCTCAAGCAGGCCATGGAGGTGTTTTTTGGTCTGCGCGAGGTCAACGGTCTCAAGAAAAAGCCATCTACCTCAGAACTGCTGGATTGGCTGAAGTTGCTTCTGGCTGAGGATATTCCGGCCGAAACGCTGCAAAACTCCAGTTCGCAAAAAACCCTGCCGCCGCTGTATGGAGCTTTGCTCAAAAACGAGCAAGACATTCATATGTTCGAGCGGCTGATGTTCATGGCGCGTCGCAACACCTAA